The following coding sequences lie in one Myxococcus xanthus genomic window:
- a CDS encoding AAA family ATPase — MSSLPAISELTFDTLSQEAHGLRERLNRFRLALGRHFVGKQTLVDLMTVAAVAQEPLLLVGPPGTAKSDLVLKFRDALRIPNEDYFEYLLTRFTEPSEVLGPIDINLLRQGRYIRREGGKLPTARLVFLDEVFKASSAILNALLTVINERKFYQDGAPQPVKLKVLFAATNELPEHAELGALKDRFCLKAACRPVQDRYFLELLDSGLDSQTHREMNQKPWAEGHATLDDVLKAHRYLTLMMGKRETGPDGRELRDRDLFFRDDLLREFRRVVQTLTREDGVFISDRKLVKLYRLLRTRAWIFHGGAVERQDLQLLSYLGETREEIDLLEEKVPRLLGLS; from the coding sequence ATGAGCAGTCTTCCCGCCATCTCCGAGCTGACGTTCGACACGCTCTCCCAGGAAGCCCACGGCCTGCGTGAGCGCCTCAACCGTTTCCGCCTGGCGCTGGGCCGTCACTTCGTGGGCAAGCAGACGCTGGTGGACCTGATGACAGTGGCGGCGGTAGCACAGGAGCCGCTGCTGCTGGTGGGCCCACCGGGCACGGCCAAGTCGGACCTCGTCCTCAAGTTCCGGGACGCGCTGCGCATCCCCAACGAGGATTACTTCGAGTACCTCCTGACGCGCTTCACCGAGCCGTCGGAGGTGCTGGGCCCCATCGACATCAACCTGCTGCGCCAGGGTCGCTACATCCGGCGAGAGGGCGGCAAGCTGCCCACGGCGCGGCTGGTGTTCCTCGACGAGGTCTTCAAGGCCAGCTCCGCCATCCTCAACGCGCTGCTCACCGTCATCAACGAGCGTAAGTTCTACCAGGACGGCGCGCCGCAACCGGTGAAGCTGAAGGTGCTCTTCGCCGCCACCAACGAGCTGCCCGAGCACGCCGAGTTGGGCGCGCTGAAGGACCGCTTCTGCCTCAAGGCCGCGTGCCGTCCGGTGCAGGACCGCTACTTCCTGGAGCTGCTGGACTCCGGCCTGGATTCGCAGACGCACCGGGAGATGAACCAGAAGCCCTGGGCGGAAGGACACGCCACGCTGGACGACGTGCTCAAGGCCCACCGCTACCTGACGCTGATGATGGGAAAGCGCGAGACCGGCCCGGACGGCCGAGAGCTGCGCGACCGCGACCTGTTCTTCCGCGATGACTTGCTGCGCGAGTTCCGCCGCGTGGTGCAGACGCTGACGCGAGAGGACGGCGTGTTCATCAGCGACCGCAAGCTGGTGAAGCTCTACCGCTTGCTGCGGACGCGGGCGTGGATCTTCCACGGCGGCGCGGTGGAGCGGCAGGACCTCCAGCTCCTCTCGTACCTGGGCGAGACGCGGGAAGAAATCGACCTGCTGGAGGAGAAGGTGCCCCGGCTGCTGGGCCTCTCGTGA
- a CDS encoding AAA family ATPase — protein sequence MSQRIPEESLPTELSPFAAVEAAYPAELNRVCEALLRGLPVMVEADKELTPYFYKCLRDRLKKDGKQFLYLDGRTAQEPPPGMPAPSMMATLIAQLRDAVRGAVRERIVVLPHLDLLTTSSGGLTSEAREVIPLLYENPEMVWVGFKDPSFAVPRVIENLFPHKESILGVGRDRLRYLITQRECRKFGRGLQPYALYKHVSGVNAVRLRRLLGAITGEDYPANPKPAYAQLRSATLTGSLSVPELELHADIGGYAKVKQRLQQEILDVLAHKDTLSDPEAVKRVEALLPRGMIFWGPPGTGKTLFAKAMASSLGAAVQVVSGPELKSRWVGESEENLRQIFVRARQAAPSIIVFDELDSFASARGTYTGSGVEHSMVNQLLTEMDGFRKEELVFVVGTTNFVESLDPALLRPGRFEFQLCIPYPNSADRRAILSIYNQKLGLEMTERALDYAVKRTGDRVEGTGTRFSGDHIQALCRALARRRLREGAQGPTEAVDVERALTEFLDRPELTPTEERVVATHEAGHAVCALFCEHAPAIDRISIRGDLAGSLGHVQYADPAHRYVVTRGQLLDSICMLFGGREAEALLLDDLSLGSAHDLERATEIARELVEDLGMGGDGVPVRRFDAPGRQADRHALSDATRSTLEAAIQEVLAVQRARARDILQREKERVVALRDLLIERKVLDREAFTHLVPAPVAPKKEPALG from the coding sequence ATGAGTCAGCGCATCCCCGAGGAGTCACTGCCCACGGAGCTGTCGCCCTTCGCCGCCGTCGAGGCCGCCTACCCCGCCGAGCTGAACCGTGTCTGTGAGGCGCTGCTGCGCGGGCTGCCCGTCATGGTGGAGGCGGACAAGGAGCTGACGCCCTACTTCTACAAGTGCCTGCGAGACAGGCTGAAGAAGGACGGCAAGCAGTTCCTCTACCTGGACGGCCGCACCGCGCAGGAGCCTCCACCGGGCATGCCCGCGCCCAGCATGATGGCCACGCTCATCGCGCAGCTCCGGGACGCGGTGCGTGGCGCGGTGCGCGAGCGCATCGTCGTGCTGCCCCACCTGGACCTGCTCACCACCAGCAGCGGCGGGCTCACCAGCGAGGCACGCGAGGTCATCCCCCTGCTGTACGAAAACCCGGAGATGGTCTGGGTCGGCTTCAAGGACCCGTCCTTCGCCGTGCCGCGCGTCATCGAGAACCTCTTCCCCCACAAGGAGAGCATCCTCGGCGTGGGGCGCGACCGGCTGCGCTACCTCATCACCCAGCGCGAGTGCCGCAAGTTCGGAAGGGGCCTGCAGCCCTACGCGCTCTACAAGCACGTCTCCGGCGTCAACGCCGTGCGGCTACGTCGCCTGCTGGGCGCCATCACCGGCGAGGACTACCCCGCCAACCCGAAGCCCGCATATGCGCAGCTGCGCTCGGCCACGCTCACCGGTTCTCTCAGCGTGCCGGAGCTGGAGCTGCACGCGGACATCGGCGGCTACGCCAAGGTGAAGCAGCGGCTCCAACAGGAGATTCTGGACGTCCTGGCGCACAAGGACACGTTGAGCGACCCGGAGGCGGTGAAGCGCGTGGAGGCGCTGCTGCCGCGCGGAATGATTTTCTGGGGCCCTCCCGGCACCGGCAAGACGCTCTTCGCCAAGGCCATGGCCTCGTCGCTGGGCGCGGCCGTCCAGGTGGTGAGCGGCCCCGAACTCAAGAGCCGCTGGGTGGGCGAGAGCGAGGAGAACCTCCGGCAGATCTTCGTCCGCGCCCGGCAGGCGGCGCCTAGCATCATCGTCTTCGACGAATTGGACTCCTTCGCGTCGGCGCGTGGCACGTACACGGGCTCGGGCGTGGAGCACTCCATGGTGAACCAGCTCCTCACGGAGATGGACGGTTTCCGCAAGGAGGAGCTGGTGTTCGTGGTGGGCACCACCAACTTCGTGGAGTCCCTGGACCCCGCGCTGCTGCGCCCCGGCCGCTTCGAATTTCAGCTCTGCATCCCCTACCCCAACAGCGCGGACCGGCGCGCCATCCTGTCCATCTACAACCAGAAGCTGGGCCTGGAGATGACGGAGCGCGCGCTGGACTACGCGGTGAAGCGCACGGGAGACCGGGTGGAAGGCACCGGGACACGCTTTTCCGGCGACCACATCCAGGCGCTGTGCCGGGCACTCGCGCGGCGGCGACTGCGTGAGGGTGCCCAGGGCCCCACCGAGGCGGTGGACGTGGAACGCGCCCTCACGGAGTTCCTGGACCGGCCGGAGCTCACGCCCACGGAGGAGCGCGTGGTGGCCACACACGAGGCGGGGCACGCGGTGTGCGCGCTCTTCTGTGAGCACGCGCCGGCCATCGACCGCATCAGCATCCGGGGTGACCTGGCGGGCTCGCTGGGGCACGTGCAGTACGCGGACCCGGCGCACCGGTACGTCGTCACGCGAGGCCAGCTGCTGGACAGCATCTGCATGCTCTTCGGCGGCAGGGAGGCGGAGGCGCTGCTCCTGGATGACCTCTCCCTGGGCAGCGCACACGACCTGGAGCGCGCCACGGAGATTGCGCGCGAGCTGGTGGAGGACCTGGGCATGGGTGGAGACGGAGTGCCCGTGCGGCGCTTCGATGCCCCGGGACGGCAGGCGGACCGGCATGCCCTGTCCGACGCGACGCGAAGCACGCTGGAGGCCGCGATACAGGAAGTCCTGGCCGTCCAACGGGCCCGGGCCCGCGATATCCTCCAGCGCGAGAAGGAGCGGGTCGTAGCCCTGAGAGATTTGCTCATCGAACGCAAGGTGTTGGACCGCGAGGCCTTCACCCATCTGGTGCCCGCGCCCGTGGCGCCGAAGAAGGAGCCCGCGCTTGGCTAG
- a CDS encoding 4Fe-4S single cluster domain-containing protein — MAIAAGTSSSGPTLRIAQRVPRTEAEGPGVRYALWVQGCPLRCPGCCNPEMFATERGTVETVEALAQDILATPGIEGLTLLGGEPFSQPGPAAALCERVRAAGLSIMVFTGHTLAELRAQARDDVDRLLATADLLVDGRFEKDQPETARRWIGSRNQVMHFLTGRYSQYDACFTAPNTAEVHFVGGKLVINGWPALADRLRP, encoded by the coding sequence ATGGCCATCGCAGCAGGCACATCCAGCTCCGGCCCGACGCTCCGGATTGCCCAGCGAGTCCCCCGCACGGAAGCGGAGGGCCCTGGTGTGCGCTACGCCCTCTGGGTCCAGGGCTGCCCCCTGCGCTGCCCGGGGTGCTGCAACCCGGAGATGTTCGCGACCGAGCGCGGCACCGTGGAGACGGTGGAGGCACTGGCCCAGGACATCCTGGCCACGCCCGGTATCGAGGGACTCACCCTGCTGGGCGGCGAGCCCTTCTCCCAGCCCGGTCCCGCCGCGGCGCTGTGCGAGCGCGTCCGCGCCGCCGGGCTGAGCATCATGGTCTTCACCGGCCACACGCTCGCGGAGCTGCGGGCCCAGGCGCGGGACGACGTGGACCGGCTCCTCGCGACGGCGGACCTGCTGGTGGACGGCCGCTTCGAGAAGGACCAGCCGGAGACGGCGCGGCGGTGGATTGGCTCGCGCAACCAGGTGATGCACTTCCTCACCGGCCGCTACTCTCAGTACGACGCGTGCTTCACCGCCCCGAACACGGCGGAGGTGCACTTCGTCGGCGGCAAGCTCGTCATCAACGGCTGGCCCGCGCTCGCCGACCGGCTCCGTCCATGA
- a CDS encoding sigma 54-interacting transcriptional regulator has product MTRPVSAYAPRSERKPLYVKVVTQPALHGCWAVNISETGIGLIATPHTPSEGPREGEDVELSFSLPDSGEHIRVRGVVRWRHDASGAVAAMGVSFRAFEEADGVKLARYLASSHLQVVVAFATEQEARAVTTALEGVAKLHFASSPSDAHALVTRGDAACLVVCGQDEEQALALVESLAARRADADPSGAGPPSDLASRIVYCAPAAPERLVALFNAGRIFRALGPSPTREALHHAVLQAGREHGVRTEQWRMALELERSLLRERALSQDLPPAPGGRGGDEVGFRSAAMQRVMELVRLVAPHRVAVLLQGETGTGKEVLARILHRLSGRGDVPLVVQDCGALSETLLESELFGHVKGSFTGAVADHPGLFVLANGGTIFLDEIENTTANLQAKLLRVLETGDVRPVGGTQVRHVDVRVVAASNKDLGEEVRAGRFRADLFYRLNSFTVDIPPLRDRPEDVPELALYFLELFNRTLRRSASGIAPDAVDALRAYAWPGNVRELRNVMERSVLLSRPGEVVSRRLLPPVLGSTLALRNEPGGDGSLRARLERVEREFIREALERHGGVLRRAAVALGMDPVTLGRRVRRHGLWKEDS; this is encoded by the coding sequence ATGACGCGGCCTGTGTCCGCCTACGCCCCTCGAAGCGAACGCAAGCCGTTGTACGTGAAGGTGGTGACGCAGCCCGCGCTCCATGGGTGCTGGGCCGTCAACATCAGTGAGACGGGCATCGGGCTCATCGCCACGCCGCACACGCCGTCCGAAGGGCCGCGTGAGGGCGAGGACGTGGAGCTGTCGTTCTCCCTTCCGGACTCCGGTGAGCACATCCGCGTGCGCGGCGTGGTGCGCTGGCGTCACGACGCGTCCGGCGCGGTGGCGGCCATGGGCGTGAGCTTCCGCGCCTTCGAGGAAGCGGACGGCGTGAAGCTGGCGCGCTACCTCGCCTCGTCGCACCTCCAGGTGGTGGTGGCCTTCGCCACCGAGCAGGAGGCGCGCGCGGTGACGACCGCGCTGGAAGGGGTGGCCAAGCTCCACTTCGCCTCCAGCCCGTCGGACGCCCACGCGCTGGTGACGCGCGGGGACGCGGCGTGCCTGGTGGTGTGCGGTCAGGACGAAGAGCAGGCCCTGGCCCTGGTGGAGTCCCTGGCCGCCCGCCGCGCGGACGCGGACCCTTCCGGCGCGGGACCGCCCAGTGACCTGGCGTCGCGAATCGTCTACTGCGCGCCGGCAGCGCCGGAGCGGCTGGTGGCCCTCTTCAACGCCGGGCGCATCTTCCGCGCGCTCGGGCCGTCACCCACGCGGGAGGCCCTGCACCATGCGGTGCTTCAAGCGGGGCGCGAGCACGGCGTGCGCACCGAGCAGTGGCGCATGGCGCTGGAGCTGGAGCGCAGCCTGCTCCGGGAGCGCGCGTTGTCGCAGGATCTGCCGCCCGCCCCCGGTGGACGCGGCGGGGACGAGGTGGGCTTCCGCAGCGCCGCCATGCAGCGGGTGATGGAGCTGGTGCGGCTGGTGGCGCCCCACCGCGTGGCCGTGCTGCTCCAGGGCGAGACGGGCACGGGCAAGGAGGTGCTGGCGCGCATCCTCCACCGGCTCAGTGGCCGGGGGGACGTGCCGCTCGTGGTGCAGGACTGCGGCGCGCTGTCGGAGACGCTGCTGGAGAGCGAGCTCTTCGGCCACGTGAAGGGCTCCTTCACGGGCGCGGTGGCGGACCACCCCGGGCTCTTCGTGCTCGCCAACGGCGGCACCATCTTCCTGGACGAAATCGAGAACACCACCGCCAACCTCCAGGCCAAGCTCCTCCGCGTGCTGGAGACGGGGGACGTGCGTCCGGTGGGCGGCACCCAGGTGCGCCACGTGGACGTGCGCGTGGTGGCCGCCAGCAACAAGGACCTGGGCGAGGAAGTGCGCGCCGGCCGCTTCCGCGCGGACCTCTTCTACCGGCTCAACAGCTTCACCGTGGACATCCCCCCGCTGCGGGACAGGCCGGAGGACGTTCCGGAGCTGGCGCTCTACTTCCTGGAGCTGTTCAACCGCACCTTGCGCCGCTCGGCCAGTGGCATCGCGCCGGACGCGGTGGACGCGTTGCGGGCCTACGCCTGGCCGGGCAACGTGCGCGAGCTGCGCAACGTCATGGAGCGCTCGGTGCTGCTCTCCCGCCCGGGTGAGGTGGTGTCGCGGCGGCTGCTGCCGCCGGTGCTGGGCTCCACCCTGGCCCTGCGCAACGAGCCGGGTGGGGATGGCTCGCTGCGCGCGCGGCTGGAGCGGGTGGAGCGGGAGTTCATCCGCGAGGCCCTGGAGCGCCACGGCGGGGTGCTGCGGCGCGCGGCCGTGGCGCTGGGGATGGACCCGGTGACGCTGGGCCGGCGGGTCCGGCGCCACGGCTTGTGGAAGGAAGACAGCTAG
- a CDS encoding ThiF family adenylyltransferase gives MFEQRFQRNLGVVDAETLYKLSRTHVLVAGVGGAGGQCAVDLARLGFGGVTLADFDVYERHNMNRQVGCFESTLGRSKVEVVGRMCRDIHPALRLREVPEGITAANVEDVLGGGGVLGPVDYVVEVIDIAGAHEKQVLHRACRQRGVPVMTGLMLGFGAALHVFQPDAPLYETLYILPDGRIDLPAIIPHLGSYMLREYMDACYQGRGHAPTCVVGATSAAGMMVTELTRAVMRGPRSMVSWPEYLYVDFFDHSFVRGTAAPALSRRVDPASRAEGAPAAS, from the coding sequence ATGTTCGAGCAGCGGTTCCAGCGCAATCTGGGCGTGGTGGATGCGGAGACGCTGTACAAACTGTCACGCACGCATGTGTTGGTGGCGGGCGTGGGCGGCGCGGGAGGCCAGTGCGCGGTGGACCTGGCGCGGCTGGGGTTCGGCGGCGTGACGCTGGCGGACTTCGACGTCTACGAGCGCCACAACATGAACCGGCAGGTGGGCTGCTTCGAAAGCACGTTGGGCCGCTCCAAGGTGGAGGTGGTGGGGCGGATGTGCCGGGACATCCACCCGGCCTTGCGGCTGCGGGAAGTGCCGGAGGGCATCACCGCGGCCAACGTGGAGGACGTGCTTGGCGGGGGCGGTGTGCTGGGCCCGGTGGATTACGTGGTGGAGGTCATCGACATCGCGGGGGCGCATGAGAAGCAGGTGCTCCACCGCGCCTGCCGCCAGCGTGGCGTGCCGGTGATGACGGGGCTGATGTTGGGCTTCGGCGCGGCGCTGCACGTCTTCCAGCCGGACGCGCCGCTGTACGAAACGCTCTACATCCTGCCGGATGGGCGCATCGACCTGCCGGCCATCATCCCCCACCTGGGAAGCTACATGCTCCGCGAGTACATGGACGCGTGCTACCAGGGCCGGGGCCACGCACCCACCTGCGTGGTGGGCGCGACGAGCGCGGCGGGGATGATGGTGACGGAGTTGACGCGCGCGGTGATGCGGGGCCCCCGGTCCATGGTGTCGTGGCCGGAGTACCTCTATGTGGACTTCTTCGACCACAGCTTCGTCCGGGGGACCGCCGCGCCGGCCCTGTCGCGGCGGGTGGACCCGGCGTCGCGGGCCGAAGGTGCCCCGGCCGCGAGCTGA
- a CDS encoding penicillin acylase family protein → MHPKFPSPLRRGVLRRTRSTRWQFSLLAGMGLLFSSACGDDDDGTPPAPTPTYEATIRRTAHGVPHITGKDMGSVAYGNGYAFAQDHVCILADQILKVRGERARFLGMGPGSTYAGSDFAYRSLGLHARATERISTQPATLQAMLKGYAAGFNRYIEETPKDQLPAPCTGAKWVRPISEVDLLAYAYSVALTGSSYQVALALAAATPPDVTATTLGTPDRDHVKVQRPELHQVGSNGWAIGRDRSATGHGMVVANPHFPWEGELKLWESHLTVPGELDIYGVGLLGVPAVLIGFNNDVAWTHTFSSGQRMTLYGLRLVPGKPTSYYYDNEEREMTWKDITILVLLDNGTLVNVTRRMYSSHYGPIISIPGTAEWTEQSVLTYRDANLENDTLLAQFLGMNQARSLDEFKAVYAREQGIPWVNTMAADRAGNTWYTDATPTPNLSPVALATWNAARQGADLATTAIWQQMGLVLLDGSNSQNEWQDEAGARSPGLVPFSKVPKLDRTDFVFNANDSYWLTNPDEPLKGFSPLHGLENVPQSPRTRLNAVMLTEQVEGGASGADGLFTRTELQDAILNNRGMIAELLIDDVVARCTGHTMVPYGTGTVDISQACSLIAQWDRRYDVDSVGAIVWREFAGTFTMSELQASPALYATPFDPANPIATPHTLAPAPAQGTDPVLTKLAQAVTTLTRAGLALDLPLGEAQFTPRVSGERIPIHGGGNYDGAANIVSFGTLKSTTPNAEVGTATRTVVNGRTALANGGYVINNGSSFIMAMEFTPTGVQASALLTYSESSNPASPYYADQTRLFSQKQWRPILFTAEEIAAAPAEQITLTGN, encoded by the coding sequence ATGCACCCCAAATTTCCCTCGCCCCTCCGGCGCGGTGTGCTCCGGCGTACGCGGAGCACCCGCTGGCAGTTCTCCCTTCTCGCAGGCATGGGCCTGCTGTTCAGTTCCGCCTGTGGTGACGACGACGACGGCACGCCTCCGGCCCCGACGCCCACCTACGAAGCCACCATCCGCCGCACCGCCCACGGCGTCCCCCACATCACCGGAAAGGACATGGGCAGCGTGGCGTACGGCAATGGCTATGCCTTCGCCCAGGACCACGTCTGTATCCTCGCGGATCAGATCCTCAAGGTGCGCGGTGAGCGCGCCCGCTTCCTGGGCATGGGCCCCGGCAGCACCTACGCGGGCAGCGACTTCGCCTACCGCTCGCTGGGCCTCCACGCGCGCGCCACGGAGCGCATCAGCACGCAGCCCGCCACCCTCCAGGCCATGCTCAAGGGCTACGCGGCCGGCTTCAACCGCTACATCGAGGAGACGCCCAAGGATCAGCTCCCCGCGCCCTGCACCGGCGCCAAGTGGGTGCGACCCATCTCCGAGGTGGACCTGCTGGCCTACGCCTACAGCGTGGCGCTGACGGGCAGCAGCTACCAGGTCGCCCTCGCCCTCGCCGCGGCCACGCCGCCCGACGTGACGGCGACCACCCTCGGCACGCCGGACCGCGACCACGTCAAGGTCCAGCGGCCCGAACTGCACCAGGTGGGCAGCAACGGCTGGGCCATTGGCCGCGACCGCTCCGCCACCGGCCACGGCATGGTGGTGGCCAACCCGCACTTCCCCTGGGAAGGCGAGCTCAAGCTGTGGGAGAGCCACCTCACCGTCCCCGGTGAGCTGGACATCTACGGCGTGGGCCTTCTGGGCGTGCCCGCGGTCCTCATCGGCTTCAACAACGACGTGGCCTGGACGCACACCTTCTCCTCCGGCCAGCGCATGACGCTGTACGGGCTGCGCCTGGTGCCGGGCAAGCCGACCTCGTACTACTACGACAACGAAGAGCGGGAGATGACCTGGAAGGACATCACCATCCTGGTCCTGCTCGACAACGGCACGCTCGTCAACGTCACCCGCCGCATGTACAGCAGCCACTACGGCCCCATCATCTCCATCCCCGGCACCGCGGAGTGGACCGAGCAGTCCGTGCTCACCTACCGCGACGCCAACCTGGAGAACGACACCCTGCTGGCGCAGTTCCTGGGCATGAACCAGGCCCGCAGCCTGGATGAGTTCAAGGCCGTCTACGCGCGCGAGCAGGGCATCCCCTGGGTCAACACCATGGCGGCCGACCGCGCGGGCAACACCTGGTACACGGATGCCACGCCCACGCCGAACCTGTCGCCCGTGGCCCTGGCCACCTGGAACGCCGCCCGCCAGGGCGCGGACCTGGCCACCACCGCCATCTGGCAGCAGATGGGCCTGGTGCTGCTCGACGGCAGCAACAGCCAGAACGAGTGGCAGGACGAGGCCGGCGCCCGCAGCCCGGGCCTGGTCCCCTTCAGCAAGGTGCCCAAGCTGGACCGCACCGACTTCGTCTTCAACGCCAATGACAGCTACTGGCTGACCAACCCCGACGAGCCGCTCAAGGGCTTCTCGCCCCTGCACGGCCTGGAGAACGTGCCCCAGTCGCCGCGCACGCGCCTCAACGCCGTCATGCTCACCGAGCAGGTCGAAGGTGGCGCGTCCGGCGCGGACGGCCTCTTCACCCGCACCGAGCTGCAGGACGCCATCCTCAACAACCGCGGCATGATCGCCGAGCTGCTCATCGACGACGTGGTGGCCCGCTGCACCGGCCACACGATGGTGCCCTACGGCACGGGCACCGTGGACATCAGCCAGGCGTGCTCGCTGATTGCCCAGTGGGACCGTCGCTATGACGTGGACAGCGTGGGCGCCATCGTGTGGCGCGAGTTCGCGGGCACGTTCACCATGAGCGAGCTGCAGGCGAGCCCGGCGCTGTACGCCACGCCCTTCGACCCGGCCAACCCCATCGCCACGCCCCACACGCTGGCGCCCGCGCCCGCCCAGGGCACCGACCCCGTCCTGACGAAGCTGGCCCAGGCCGTGACCACGCTGACGCGCGCGGGCCTGGCGCTGGACCTCCCGCTGGGCGAGGCGCAGTTCACCCCCCGCGTGAGCGGCGAGCGCATCCCCATCCACGGCGGCGGCAACTACGACGGCGCGGCGAACATCGTCAGCTTCGGAACGCTGAAGTCCACCACGCCCAACGCCGAGGTGGGCACCGCCACGCGGACCGTGGTCAACGGACGCACGGCCCTGGCCAACGGCGGTTACGTCATCAACAACGGCAGCAGCTTCATCATGGCCATGGAGTTCACGCCCACCGGCGTGCAGGCCAGCGCCCTGCTGACCTACAGCGAGTCCAGCAACCCGGCCTCGCCGTACTACGCGGACCAGACGCGGCTGTTCTCCCAGAAGCAGTGGCGGCCCATCCTCTTCACCGCCGAGGAAATCGCCGCCGCGCCGGCCGAGCAGATCACCCTCACCGGCAACTGA
- a CDS encoding CDP-alcohol phosphatidyltransferase family protein, translated as MSTEPSRARRPRRHFSMIRTFVLADFVTLGNGFAGAGAILSSMQYLASGDVGWLWVAFGLMPVALVMDVMDGRIARWRFKKSPLGADLDSLADVISFGMAPAALAFAVGMRGSLDVAALLYFVACGISRLARFNVTSADLSDETGKVKYFEGTPIPTSLALVMVMAAATWAGRIGPDLWGGEWRLGPLVLHPLALMYVASGSAMISKTLRIPKI; from the coding sequence ATGTCGACCGAGCCGTCCCGTGCCCGCCGCCCGCGCCGTCACTTCTCGATGATTCGCACGTTCGTGCTCGCTGACTTCGTGACGCTGGGCAACGGCTTCGCGGGTGCGGGCGCCATCCTCTCCTCCATGCAGTACCTGGCTTCCGGGGACGTGGGCTGGCTGTGGGTGGCCTTCGGCCTGATGCCGGTGGCGCTGGTGATGGACGTCATGGACGGGCGCATCGCGCGCTGGCGCTTCAAGAAGTCGCCTCTGGGCGCGGACCTGGACTCACTGGCGGACGTCATCTCCTTCGGCATGGCGCCGGCGGCGCTGGCCTTCGCGGTGGGGATGCGCGGCTCCCTGGACGTGGCGGCGCTCCTCTACTTCGTGGCGTGTGGCATCAGCCGGCTGGCGCGCTTCAACGTCACGTCGGCGGACCTGTCGGACGAGACGGGGAAGGTGAAGTACTTCGAGGGCACCCCCATCCCCACCAGCCTGGCGCTGGTGATGGTGATGGCCGCGGCGACGTGGGCGGGGCGCATCGGTCCGGACCTGTGGGGCGGTGAGTGGCGCCTGGGACCGTTGGTGCTGCACCCGTTGGCGCTGATGTACGTGGCGAGCGGAAGCGCGATGATCAGCAAGACATTGCGCATTCCGAAGATTTGA